The genomic DNA AGAGGGCCACGGAGATCTCCCTTTGGAAACGGAAGTAGTAGGAGGCCGGGAGGAGGTCGAGCAGGCCAGTGATGAAGCCTTCCACACCTACAAACTGTGGCCGGGCGCTCAGGCCACGCCCCTGCGGCCACCTGCCAGCCGTCCCCCCTCGCCCCGgggcctcccccaccctcccggcACCCTCCgtcctgtccccgccccccccccgcccccccgcaaaCCTGGCTGTCCAGGCCGAGCAGCAACAGCATGAAGAAAAACAGGGCAGCCCAGAGGGGGGCCACAGGCATCAGCGTGACGGCCCGGGGGTAGGCGATGAAGGCCAGGCCGGGCCCTGAAGGGGGAAGCGGCAGGGTCTCGACACCTGTGTCCCGCGCCCGCGTTCCGTTCCGTCCGGCCTCGTCACTGCCCGCcgccctccccttctccccttcgcTGAGCTTCCAAACTGAGGCATGACGCCGGGGCGTGCGGTGGCTGGGGGCCTTTCCCCTTGAGTCAAGGTgttgccgggggcgggggggggggcggcctgaGCCCGCGAGAGCGGGGTGTCTGGCTCAGGCTCCGGGTCTTGCCGGCCGGCTGCCCTTGTGGTCACCGGTCACCGTTCACCCCGGAaagcccctcctctccctctgcaacACTCGGCTGAATGTGAGGGGCTCAGCCCAGGGCCCCGGGGAGGGATgcacggacggacggacggacggacgagAGCTCGAGGCCCCCCGTGGCCCGGCCCGCGAGGCTCCGGCTCGGGGCCGACGGGAACAGCTGTGCCTCGCAGCTGCTCGGCCAGGCCTCCCTCGGCCCCGAGTGACGGGACAAGCGAAGTGAATCTGTCTCTCGTTTCCCAGAACgtctgtgtgcacgtgtgttcgCGGATGGGGTCTGTTAGCACGGAAGGCCGGGCGGAGGGGTCGGGGTCCTCACCTGATTCCGCCACCTTGGAGATGTGCACGCCCTGCTCTGCGGCCATGAAGCCCAGGATGGAGAAGACCACGAAGCCAGCGAAAAAGCTGGTCCCGCTGTTGATGAGGGCCAGGATGATGGCGtccctgggggcagaggggccgCGGGGACTGGTGAGGCCGCCTGCTGCCCGCGGACGcgcggcaggggcggggggcggcctgCGGCACCTACTTGTAGCAGTTGTTGTTGAAGCGGTTGTAGCTGCCCAGCGCCGTGAGGGCGCCCAGGCCGATGgcgtaagaaaagaaaatctgggtcCCGGCATCTATCCACACCTGGAGATAGACCGGGgcggggaggaggtgaggggcccTGCCGGCCTGGCCCGCCCCTCGTCCCGTCCAGCCCACCGCCCCCTCACCTGAGGGGACCCCAGCTTCGACCAGTCAGGCTTGAGATAGTAGATGATGCCATCCAGGGCGCCGGGCAGCAGCACTCCCCGCACCAACAGCACGACGAGGACCACGTAGGGGAATGTAGCCGTGAAGTACAcgatctggggtgggggtgggggcgctgctCAGAAGGGGCCCTGCGGCCCCCGCCTCCCCACTTAGGGGCTCCCAGCCTCAGCAGGGGGGCAGGCTGGCCACAATACCCCCCCTGTGGTAGGGTCCGCTCTGAGGTCAAGCAGCAGACTCAGTCGGCGGAGTAAGCGACTCTCGATCTCGagggtgtgagttcgagccccacaatggatgtaaagattacttaaaactaaaatgtttcaataaattaaaaataaagaaaaatggtgtTCCTTGGGTGTCAACAAGAGTTTCAAGAGGTTTCTGTGATACTTGAAGAGCTTGGATAAAAAGTTCACATTAGATGAAAGACATCATCAGGAGTCATGCGAAACGTGCAAACGATGGGCATATTCCCACATGGTGAGAGTCCTTGATACCGAAGGACAGGACGCACGTGGGTCCTGCCAGTTCCCAAACTGCCTTCTACCACCTTCCGCGACTTGCACGTCGACATCCCAGgagccgccccgcccccccgcccccaccggagGACAAAGGGAAGACTATCCGGGGGTGCCACAACTGACAAGGAACAGGGAATAGCAAagctcagttttattttctgcagtagcaaacatttatttatttatttatttatttatttatttatttattttttatttttattttatttatttatttttttttttttgcagtagcAAACATTTAAATGGCAAACAACACAAGGGGACCATGAGTGCCCAAGGGCTCGGGCCCTCATTGCCCTCACAAGACCAGGCAGGCCCCCCACCTCAGGGGGCAGCTAGTGCAGGAATCACTGCCCTAGGAAGGACGGACCGCCCAGACGGGGACACGAGGCTAGACCTTAGCCCCCTCTCGCCAGCGCAGGCTTAGCGGGAACCGGGAACAGGAAGCGCTGCATGGTCCGAATCACCACGCAAAGCTGGTCAAGAAAGTTGATGATGGAAATTCGGAGGAGGAAAGGGTTTTCGGCTCTCCAGCGGCTGAGAGGGGAGAAAAGGCAATCCAGTCGGAGGTGGTGGATCCTCCCCTTCCTCGCtcagctcccctccccgcccaggtACCCATCCCTTGcacccttccccgcccccaggagCGACCCCCCTACCCGCAGGTGCAGCTGTTAGAGCCTGCGGGCCCTGGCCCGCACCTAGCCCTCGACGATCCAGCAgagagcgcccccccccccgaccccccatgGAGACTGGGCCCGCCACCTGCAGCCACCCCGACCCCGGCCCTTCCAGAACTAACATGGCCAGGACGCTGCCGAACACAGTGAGCTGCTGCTCCACAAGGCATCCACACAGTTCCCGATATGGGGCGAAAGACGCACAGGCGATCTCCGCCTCCAACTGGGACGGGAAAGCCACGCCGAGGGCGCTGGGTGCAGATTCGGTTAAGGTACCACCACGACTCACTTAGGGCCCGAGCCCCCTTCTCAGGCCACCCTGACGAGGCCACCCACTCCCGACCCTAATGGCTCGCGGCCACCCCGTGACCAGGCCCATGTCCGCCCACCGCCCCCGGGAACCCGTTTCCcccctgctctccttccttcctcctcccccacctctctccagcCACCCCGGGACCACCCTGCTCTCAGATCCTTGCCCCGCGCACCTCAGGTTACCACAGCTCCTCTCCCTTTCCGCCCCCTGCCCATGCCCCGCTGTCCCCTCGGCTAGGATACAAAGTGTGTATTCGGGTTTCCGGCCTTCCGGCCGTGGAGAGGGCATCTCCGCCTGGCCCCGGGGCGTGAGGTGGTCGCGGGACACGCGGAGCCTCGCCAGCGACCGCGGCCTCCGCGTCCGCGCCTCCGAGGCCATGGCCGAGGCCGCCTCCCTGGCCCTCCTGGCCCTCCTGGCCCCCCTGGCCGTCCCGGGCGTTGTCGGCGCCGCCCGCCTCGCAGCCTGCGGCTGCGTCTGCCGCCTCCATGGTCGTCAGGCTCCGCCTCAGGTCCAGTCCCCCGAACACAGGTCCTGCCGCTCGCCCAGTCGGCTGGCGGTTGAGGCGCTTCGGCTCCTTCCCGAAGCTCCGCCCCGCGCGCCGACCCCGCCCTCCCCGCGCACGCGCAAACGGGCCGCCGGGAGGCTGCCGGGCGCGTGGCCGGTTCCCGCCAAAGCGACGCCGTCCCAGGCTCTCTCGGGCCCTGGCTGCGGAAGCCCCGCCTATCACAGCTCGACGCCACCCCCAGGCGCCTGCGCCAACGGGCTCCTAGGGTTCCTAGGGTTCCTAGGGAGGCCGCCAGGCCCGCGGCCGGTGCCCGCCCAGCCGGGCCGTTCCGCCCTTGGGCCCTGGGAGACCCCCTGGCTTACCTAGACTATGAGCGCTTCCTCATAAAGCCCACGCAAGTCACCCCGGCCTCCCGGGAGCGCCGAGGCCaacatttccccacccccacctcccggccATTCCCTTGGGCGCCTGACTGGTTCCCGCCCAGCCAGCTCTGCCAGGAGCCCCTagagactccccccccccccccccccgccaacccttGTCCTCCTAGCCAACGAGGGCTCCCTCCTAAGGCTCCGCCCCCAAGCATCCAAAGCAAGGGGGCTCCCAGGAGCGCCAGAGCAAACAGACCCCCTGTGTTCCTCCCCGGGCCGGGACTGCTTCCCGCGCCCGTGCCCCGAAGCCAGCTCTGCCCTGGGCTCCCAGAGACCCCGCCCTCGGCCGCCTCTCCAGCGGCTGCTCCCTCACCAATCGTCGCCAGGCGCTGTGACGTGTGACCCCACTGCACCCACGCAAACCAGTCCTACCTcagctccaccccctccccacacccctagCCCCTCCCCAGACCTCGTGGGAGGCCGCCAGGCACCACGGCCTGTTGTCCAGAGGGCCCTGCCTCTTCCTTGGGCTCAGTGTCCCCAGCACGTGGGGCTCCACGACCTCGCAGCGGTTCGTGGAGGGAGATGGGCCACGGCCCAGACGGACACGGCCCCGCACCCCGTCCCCTTCCCCGGTACAGGTGGACACACCAAAGCGGCCTTTGGAGGGGGCGACTGAGCACAGGTGCGGGTCAGACCGGCGGTCTGGGAAGGTCACGAAGCGGCTCCCGTCGGGGGGCAAGCCTGCCAGtaggaggcaaggagggaagggatggCGACTGGAGCTAAAGTAGTCAGTGGCCACGGAGAACAGGGATGCGGTCGCATAGGAAAAACCACAGTGCAAAAGGGAAATCACTAAAATCCCAACTTACCAAGCTGCTGTATACGTGCGCGGAAATCCTGCAACGGTAGCCTGACGTGTAAACACCTCGTATCTCTGTGTGGTGGGACTGAGGGTGGTCCCCacttcttttttgtgtatttctcccCCAAAAGGTTCAGAATGACTTTACATGACCTTTagtgttttcaattctttgacaTCCTTGTGTGCGTGATCTCTACGCCCCACGTGGTGCCGGCACTCACGACCCAGTGAGTGCTTCCACAAGTCAGGCTTGAGAGAGCAGATGATGCCATCCAGGGCGCCGGGCAGCAGCACTCCCCGCACCAACAGCACGACGAGGACCACGCAGGGGAAGGTAGCCGTGAAGTACacgatctggggtgggggggggggacggtggggggggggggacctgctCAGAAGGGGCCCTGCGGCCCCGCCTCCCCACTTAGGGGCCCCCAGCCTCAGCAGGGGGGCAGGCGGGCCACACTCCCCCCACTGTGGTACGGTCCGCTCCGAGGTCAAGCGGGAGGCCAGCCTGCAGCCCCCCCTTCTACTCCTCAGAGCCTGGGCTCCTCCCGAAGGAAGCGGGGTGCTCAGCTGGCCATCGGCCGCCCCCGCAAGGACAGGTCAGCTGTAGAGAGGGAGGGCGGAGGCAGGACCTTCCCCGGGTGGGGAGCAGGACATCGGCCTGGAGGCAGGTCCCATGCCTCCTGTGGTTCTCTGCACAGAGGCAGGGTCCTGGGCAGGACGGAGTGGACTGGGCCGGCCGGAGACAGAGGCGACAGCGAGGTGACCGCGAAGACCTCTGCCTCCGTCCCACCCTCAGCAGAGCAGGACAGGTAGGCAAGGGAGGGCCACGGGCCGGGTCCCCCCAGGCTGGCCGCcaagcagagagtgaggaagtagcgagtgaggaagagagggaaactgGGGCGGGGTTGCCCGACACAGGCAAGTTCAGCTGGCTGTCGCTGATGCCCGGGACCCGGGCGGGCGGCGGTCAGCGGGCTGCTCGCACGTGCGCCCGCCCGGCTGGCGCCTGCGCAGACACAcgcttggggggaggggcgggccgcGCCAGTGGCCTACTGGAGGGGATTCTGGGCATTGGCCTCGGGCCGGTTTGCGCAGGTGCGTGGGGAGCGCAGGTGATGTCACCCGCTTCCTGAGGGAGCCTCGTTGGTTGGTTGGTTCGTTCGTTCCCTCGGCGGTTCAGCCGAAGTCCAGGCCGGGGAACCATGGAGGCCACAGATCGAGGCGCAGGCGGTGGGGCCGGCGGTCCCGAGGGTCAGCGTGGCCCGGGAGACCGCGGTGTCCCAGATGGCCCCGGAGGCCACGAGGGCCCCGGCGGAGGTGGTGAGGGAGAGGAGTGTGCCGCGGCCCGTGCGGCCCCGCGGGTCGCGCAGGCGCCATGTGCTCCGGTCCCCGGCGCAGCTGCCGTGCCAGGGCTTGGCGGACACCCTTTGCCGGGACCCGGTGGCCAAGGCGGGCCCACAGCCGGAGGGCCGGGGAGCCGGCCGCTGCAGTTGTATCCTCTCGGCCGAGTGGCGGGTGGCCGGGGCGATGGGCCTAGAGGAGGCGACGGGGCGGGGAGCGGAAGGCAGGGGGTTCAGCCTGGGGGTCcagggcaaggaggggagggggggaccgGGGCACCGGAGGGACCGGTCCGGGGGGGCGGATGGGCCAGGGGTGGCCCGGAGGGGTGGCGGGGAGAGGCGGCCTGATGGACCAGGAAGGAGGGGAGCGGACCTGAGAGGATGGAGGCGGGGGGAGAGCGGCCGTGGGGAAAGCAGGCCTCGGAGTGGTCGGGACGCCTGAGGCACCGACGCGATCGGTTTTCGATGATGCCTTAACCGAATGGCTACCAGCTACGTCACCATGCCTTTCCCGTCACCCACGGAGGCACAGGTGGCCCACCAGTGTCTGGCGACACAGGGCCAGCCCCAGGTCGGGGCAGTTGGGAAGGAGTTCACGGTATCCGGCAACGTCCTAGTTATGTTAGTTCCAAACGGGTCCCTCGTGGGGGGTGGTGTCAGGTCGCTAGGGCCTATCTCCTGAGGGCCGTTCTAATAGTGAATTGGAGACACCAAAGGTTAGGTCCAAAGAGGTAGGGTGTGGCACCCTGAGCCTGCGGCCACctgagggggggcagagagataggggcaAGAGTGATGacatttcatttggattttctttttccctcactttTAGCCGACTGACTGCCGAAGACCCTGGCCAACTCCAGGTTTCCATCGCCTCCTGTCTTGACCAGCTTTCCCTGTTGGTTTCGACCATGCAGCGCTTCGTGCCCCCGTTTTTCAGACTGCCGGAGCCAGGCAAAAGGGGCTAATTGTAACCTAGCGTCCCTTCCTTCCCTCGGGCGTCCATTCCGATGCTGGTTGCCGCTTTATTACGGGGGTCTAATTGTTTGTATTGGACTTTGGGCCTTGTTTTTCCCTATTGCTGGAGGAGGGGCGTTCTTacagcagaaaataaaactatttttccgCATCTGAGTGTATTTTCAGCTACTGTGTCAGAGcaaaggagagggcagagagagagagagagagagagagagagagaacccaagcagttcctgtgctgtgagtgcagagcccgacgcagtgcttgaacccaccaaccgtgagatcatgacctgagccgaaaccgactcaggtgcttaactgactgagccacccaggcggccctcgtTGATTAATTTTTCAGTTGGAATAGTCATATTTTACTTATTGATGGGTGAATGCTCTTTATATACAAGAGATACCAAATCTTGGCCAAAGTAATTGAAAATACTTCCCTTCCTCATTGCTTCACTGAATTCTTGTTTATAGTTCTTTTCTGTACTGGagggtttttaactttttcttgtatttacacatgaaatttattgtcaaattggtttccatacaacacccagtgctcatcccgacaggggccctcctcaatacccatcacccaccctcccccccatcaaccctcagtttgttctcagtttttaagaatctcttatgttttggctccctccctctctaacctcttttttttttttttaatgtatgcaaGTGGTACATTTTTGTCATTATGATTTTTGTAGTTTATGTCCAAGGGAAAGCCATCCCcactgtaaaattataaaatttgtccCTCATGCCATCTTCTAGTACTTTGAAATGTTAACACACAAGGAATTTATTGTGGTGTGAAAGATGACATTGGTCTAattttgtccccttccccccaAGGTTCCTCAGGTGTCTCAATGTCATTTATTGACTAATCCATATGTGTCCGCTGAATCGAAATGTCGTCTTCACCAGGGTCTAAACCTGcatcttcatttcttcttgcaCGTTTGTTTCTCCAGCAAATTTGGGCTAGGTGATCTGGGATGGCCTCTCTGAGGAAACGGCCTGAAGGATACAGTAGAGAAAGTTGGGATTGGTGTGGgagaagggacagacagagacagaggaagacagacagaccgGCCGACAGAGAGATTTGATAGGCTCAGCTTGGATTGCCCTTCGAAGGGCGCAGGGAGAAACATGAGGACAAGAacgaggtgagagagagagacgttaGGGCATCAGTGGATTAGGGGACTGTTGCACTGGGGATACTGGAGCATTTGgggttttcttctttcattaagaaAAACCTATTATAAATACTACTACtatgaatattttgtttaaaaagattgtacaggggcacctgggtggctcagttggtgaagcgtctgactcttgattttggctcaggtcatgatctcacagttcttggcatagagccctgcatagggccctgtgctgagcatggagccatcttgagattctctctctctctctctctctctctctctttctgcttccccaACCCCCGCTCACGTGcatgtgtgcgcgctctctcaaaagaaataaaagaaattgaaatatatttctatatatgtttaaatatacacAACCCTAGTTTCGGTGGTGATGGAGTTTTCAGGTTATTGAGTTCACGATCTTGTAGGAACTGTACATTCCCCCATGACCTACTGATCCAGGTTTCTGTAATTACGGCATATTACCTGGTTAGCGGCTGAGGGAGCATTATTCTACTATGTAGGAGAGTGAAGGATATGGGGAGAAAGGCCCAGATGGGTGGCTGCAAAGTTGATGTCCAAAGTCGAGCACAAGTCCCATGTCCTCATGGGAGGGTAAGGTTTCTCAGCCAGGACACAAGCAGTGTTCTAAGGGACCAAGCCAGAGCTGTGCCTGGAGAAAGAGATGTAAAATGAAGAGCCAGAAGCCAGAGTCAAACCCAACTTGAAAGAGTACGTAAAGAACAATGGTGAAATTATTTGGGTTACTCgagtcagaagaaaaagaaagccggTCTTGACCTTATTCTTAAGTCAAACAGTAAACAAAGCAGGATGCAAAATCCAGAAGCGAACAGCCACAACCACAAATAAACCAACACCAGTGTCTAATTACACAAAGGTGTTAAGCTCTGTTAGGGAAGAAAAcatcataaataaaatggaaagacaagTTAGGAAGACATGAGTAACCCAAAGGGCAAACTAAAGTGAGTATCTTCAAAACACAAGTGACCCTTAGCAAATAAATCCATAAAAGACACAAACAGCCCAGTAGAAGATTGTACAAATGACAGGACCATGGGATTCCTGGAATAAGGATTATAAACAGCCAATTTGGTACAGGGTATTGTTTACCAGTGGGAGCGTCTACATAGCGTGAATGGAAGCCTCCACTCTTGGATCCCCCACGGAACGTTTCCATGAGGATCTGCGCTCAAATAAggacagccagaaggaaagtagcaagcacaaagcagtttattaaggACAGTGCACTCTCCAGGTGGCAGAGCGGACAGGCCCAGAGGTGTCtggggtttggggtgtcttttctctgtatgtttgCATAGGTTCCGGATGGGTCACAGCTAGGGGGGGTCTCCCACTGAGGGTGCTTCCCATCATATGAGCAACTCCTCCTACCGGTTGGGAGGGGGAGTTTTTCTGGCCCCACCCACAAGGTTCTGGCCAGAAGAGTCCATGGCCATCTTCCCTTGGGCGGGGAGAGTTGAAAACAAAACGATGTAAATCTATTATAATGAAGCTGTAGGTTACCCTGAGGCCAAGGTTGAAGAGGAGAGCCCCTGTTCTGCACCTGTGGCCCTTGGTCTGTCAACCTGGGGGTGTTGGAAGCCATAGGACCAGGATGTTAACAGCCACAAAGTCAGGACATTGTGCCCTCAGGCTTCTAACGTGTCACCTATTTAACACCGCCTTTGCCTCTGGCTCATGTCTAACCAACTGCCTACTTGATCGGTATGAACCTATGTAtgcaaacaagcaaaagaaaaa from Leopardus geoffroyi isolate Oge1 chromosome X, O.geoffroyi_Oge1_pat1.0, whole genome shotgun sequence includes the following:
- the LOC123594014 gene encoding cancer/testis antigen 1-like, translating into MEATDRGAGGGAGGPEGQRGPGDRGVPDGPGGHEGPGGGGEGEECAAARAAPRVAQAPCAPVPGAAAVPGLGGHPLPGPGGQGGPTAGGPGSRPLQFYVTMPFPSPTEAQVAHQCLATQGQPQVGAVGKEFTVSGNVLVIRLTAEDPGQLQVSIASCLDQLSLLVSTMQRFVPPFFRLPEPGKRG
- the LOC123594019 gene encoding EKC/KEOPS complex subunit LAGE3-like, producing MEAADAAAGCEAGGADNARDGQGGQEGQEGQGGGLGHGLGGADAEAAVAGEAPRVPRPPHAPGPGGDALSTAGRPETRIHTFALGVAFPSQLEAEIACASFAPYRELCGCLVEQQLTVFGSVLAIRWRAENPFLLRISIINFLDQLCVVIRTMQRFLFPVPAKPALARGG